A single genomic interval of Lentimicrobium saccharophilum harbors:
- a CDS encoding efflux RND transporter periplasmic adaptor subunit → MKTTHTFPLFLLALSLLFACNPGVQLPAEDNQAGSEKISITPAQFEAAGMQKGNPEKRTFSQTIQARGEVIASPAGQAKISSLFEGKVKLIKVKTGDQVRKGQLLCTIESGEFLRLQQEYAETRSALKPAKAEYERQKALLDDNVASRKTYLQAEADYKTLLARSESLQSILSMAGLNTLNTAEGQIVQELSIYAPINGYISGVTAVSGLHTRSDLVLMEMVDLNSLQLKISVYEKDLISLKTDQDIIFYSPNQTRQKYKGKVTSYSRAVDPESRTITVMGNILPEHQPSLIHGLFVEAEIITGKRPVTALPDEAILTEAGNTMVLVQTSENEKEMVFLRKMVKTGESMQGFTEILNPEGLENVLIKGGYNLLNE, encoded by the coding sequence ATGAAGACGACACATACATTTCCGCTCTTTCTGCTAGCGCTGAGTTTATTGTTCGCATGTAATCCGGGCGTCCAGCTGCCTGCAGAAGATAATCAAGCAGGTTCAGAGAAGATTTCAATAACACCGGCGCAATTTGAGGCTGCAGGCATGCAAAAAGGAAATCCGGAAAAACGCACCTTTTCGCAAACCATACAGGCCAGGGGAGAAGTCATTGCCTCCCCAGCCGGTCAGGCAAAAATAAGCAGCCTTTTTGAGGGCAAAGTGAAGCTCATAAAAGTAAAAACAGGAGATCAGGTAAGAAAAGGACAACTGCTATGCACTATTGAAAGCGGTGAATTTCTCCGCTTGCAGCAGGAATATGCCGAAACCCGTTCAGCCCTGAAACCGGCAAAGGCAGAATATGAGCGGCAGAAGGCCCTGCTTGATGATAATGTCGCTTCAAGGAAGACCTATTTGCAGGCAGAAGCAGATTATAAAACATTGCTTGCACGGAGCGAAAGCCTTCAATCCATCCTGAGCATGGCCGGATTGAACACCCTGAATACTGCCGAAGGACAAATTGTCCAGGAATTGAGTATTTATGCGCCGATTAACGGATACATCTCCGGGGTAACGGCAGTCTCCGGCCTGCATACCCGGAGTGATCTGGTATTGATGGAGATGGTTGACCTGAATTCACTTCAGCTTAAGATCTCTGTATATGAAAAAGACCTTATATCACTGAAAACGGATCAGGATATCATCTTTTACAGCCCCAACCAAACCCGTCAAAAGTACAAGGGGAAGGTAACTTCTTACAGCAGGGCTGTTGACCCTGAATCGAGAACCATTACTGTGATGGGCAATATCCTGCCCGAACACCAGCCCAGCCTCATCCACGGGCTGTTTGTTGAGGCAGAAATCATTACCGGGAAAAGACCGGTAACTGCGCTTCCCGATGAAGCCATACTTACCGAAGCAGGCAACACTATGGTCCTTGTGCAGACATCAGAAAATGAAAAGGAAATGGTATTTCTGAGGAAAATGGTTAAAACCGGGGAAAGCATGCAAGGCTTCACTGAAATTCTTAATCCGGAAGGTCTTGAAAATGTGCTGATTAAAGGGGGCTATAATCTGCTGAATGAATAA
- a CDS encoding CusA/CzcA family heavy metal efflux RND transporter, translating into MLERIIGFSIRNKLIVILFTLSVAGFGLFSITQIPIGAVPDITNNQVQVITTSGNLSTQDVEQFITYPVELEMANLPGVQEIRSVSKFGLSVVTIVFNDEMGTYLPRQLIAEKIKSASANIPEGFGTPEMGPITTGLGEIYQYILDTKPGYKDKYDAMELRTIQDWIVKRQLSGIPGVVEINTWGGYLKQYEVAVNPSVLNAMHVTISEVLEALERNNSVAGGAYIEKQHETYFIRGEGLMKSIDDINATVIRNINGIPLLVGDIAKVNEGYANRFGAITGNGEGEKVLGQIMMLKDANSSKVIREVKQRVAELQKTLPEGVYINPILERSELISKTTFTVSENLILGCLIVIFVVVLLLGNFRSGMVIASLIPLSLLFTIAMMYIFGVDANLMSLGAIDFGIIIDGAVIIVEFIALSLNTRKTELDGLAGNQRQKLVDSITFTGASKMMNSAIFGQFIILIVFIPILSLSGVEGKMFRPMALSFSFALLGAIIFCFTWLPVAASIFLRPVKENKKSISSWIMNFAYRSYKPVIEWAYDHKKSVFGMAALSLILVGILFSRMGGEFVPTLDEGDFVIQPVLKTGTSLSETIELTTQMENILIENFPEIDQIVSRIGAAEVPTDPMSMEESDIIIKLKPKKEWVSAESKDELADKFKEALSVIPGIEYEFTQPIEMRFNELITGVRADVAVKIFGEDLDVLNQKAFEVKNLIDGVEGAADVIVEKTAGLPQMSVKYRRDMIARYGTNTRELNHYIAAGFGGAEAGSIFEGEKRFDLVIRLEKSSRKGIEDLRNLRVPLPGGALVPLSELADISYTTGPAKISRDNTQRRVVVSINVRNRDMESVVKDLKDILDTRLNLPPGYTVSYGGQFENLRNASKRLQLAVPIAMLLIFILLHFAFGSFKEAAMVFSAIPLATVGGVLLLWIRGMPFSISAGVGFIALFGIAVLNGIVLIEHLKELKEQGISDMRERIMTGTRQRLRPVILTAAAAALGFLPMAVSTNAGAEVQRPLATVVIGGLITSTMLTMIALPLLYAIFDNRNSIRLWPFRSRKNLPLLLLLLLPAGVALAQPVEITPEKAVSIALVNNQSIKIGELQAEQSKVMIPARAALGKTGIYYGFDQNNVAENGKPLYIIGAEQSFSFPTLLMAQRKTGQAETRAAVKNLEMSKYQLTREVHKAVNQLLYLRNKQVRFQYLDSLYSNLSAAAALSYEHGGHTYLEMLNSKARQQQIVLQLKQITAQLNTAAIAFQSLLQADTVYDIAFKMLEPLLLSEHAGMVNPQTELFLAEAEVTRSRIAEEKNARLPEISLTWFNGTNSYAGAQNYYGYQAGLAMPLIWGGQRARINAAKLEYEIAGARLGNLRLRLEAAKKSLNNELIGYSEAIGYYESHGRLLAEEIIRAANLSYKNGETDFFRLIQSLENAIEIQLNHLDNVAAYNQIVLDINYLTLD; encoded by the coding sequence TATCGGGTTCAGCATCCGCAATAAGCTGATTGTTATCCTATTCACGCTCTCCGTTGCTGGTTTCGGGTTGTTTTCCATTACCCAGATACCCATCGGTGCCGTACCGGACATCACCAACAACCAGGTTCAGGTAATCACCACCTCCGGAAATCTTTCAACGCAGGATGTTGAGCAATTTATCACTTATCCGGTTGAACTCGAGATGGCCAACCTGCCTGGCGTTCAGGAGATACGGTCGGTTTCAAAATTCGGATTGTCTGTGGTTACCATCGTTTTTAATGACGAAATGGGGACGTACCTTCCCCGGCAATTGATTGCAGAAAAGATCAAAAGTGCATCGGCCAACATACCTGAGGGGTTCGGTACACCAGAGATGGGGCCCATCACCACGGGACTGGGAGAAATCTATCAGTATATTCTCGATACCAAACCCGGTTATAAGGACAAATACGACGCGATGGAATTAAGAACCATTCAGGACTGGATTGTTAAGCGTCAGTTGTCGGGTATTCCGGGCGTTGTTGAAATAAACACCTGGGGCGGGTACCTAAAACAGTACGAAGTGGCGGTTAACCCTTCGGTACTTAATGCCATGCATGTTACAATTTCCGAGGTGCTGGAAGCACTTGAACGGAATAACAGTGTGGCAGGAGGAGCATACATCGAGAAACAGCATGAAACCTATTTTATCCGCGGCGAAGGATTGATGAAATCAATCGATGACATCAATGCAACCGTTATCAGAAATATAAATGGTATTCCGCTGTTGGTGGGTGACATTGCCAAAGTTAATGAAGGATATGCCAACCGCTTCGGGGCCATTACCGGTAATGGCGAAGGTGAAAAAGTGCTTGGTCAGATTATGATGCTGAAGGACGCCAACTCCAGCAAAGTAATCCGGGAAGTGAAACAGCGGGTGGCTGAGCTCCAGAAAACACTGCCCGAGGGTGTTTATATCAACCCAATCCTTGAACGCAGCGAGCTGATCAGCAAAACCACCTTTACAGTTTCTGAAAACCTTATCCTGGGCTGTCTGATCGTGATTTTCGTGGTAGTCCTGTTGCTGGGCAATTTCAGGTCAGGAATGGTTATTGCCTCACTGATCCCGCTTTCGCTGCTGTTCACCATTGCAATGATGTACATTTTCGGCGTGGATGCCAACCTGATGAGCCTTGGAGCCATTGACTTCGGAATCATCATCGACGGTGCCGTCATTATCGTGGAGTTTATTGCATTAAGCCTGAATACACGAAAAACTGAACTGGATGGCCTTGCCGGAAATCAACGCCAGAAACTCGTCGACAGCATTACCTTTACCGGCGCCTCCAAAATGATGAATTCTGCCATCTTCGGTCAGTTCATCATCCTTATTGTTTTCATTCCCATCCTCTCACTCAGCGGGGTCGAAGGAAAAATGTTCAGGCCCATGGCCCTTTCTTTCAGTTTTGCGCTGCTGGGAGCCATTATTTTTTGTTTTACCTGGCTGCCGGTCGCCGCATCAATCTTCCTGAGGCCTGTAAAGGAAAATAAAAAAAGCATTTCGTCATGGATTATGAACTTCGCCTATCGGAGTTACAAACCAGTAATTGAATGGGCTTACGATCATAAAAAATCCGTATTCGGGATGGCAGCCCTTTCGCTGATACTGGTTGGTATCCTTTTCTCCAGAATGGGAGGTGAATTTGTTCCCACCCTTGATGAAGGGGATTTTGTAATACAACCGGTGCTTAAGACAGGAACCTCGTTGTCGGAAACCATTGAACTGACAACGCAAATGGAAAATATCCTGATCGAAAATTTCCCGGAGATTGATCAGATTGTCAGCCGCATAGGGGCTGCAGAAGTTCCAACGGATCCGATGTCGATGGAAGAAAGTGATATCATCATCAAACTGAAACCAAAAAAAGAATGGGTATCGGCTGAAAGTAAAGATGAGCTGGCCGATAAATTTAAGGAAGCACTTTCAGTAATTCCCGGAATTGAATATGAATTCACCCAACCCATTGAAATGCGCTTTAATGAGTTAATCACAGGCGTAAGGGCGGATGTGGCTGTAAAAATCTTTGGCGAAGATCTTGATGTGCTCAATCAGAAAGCTTTTGAAGTTAAAAACCTGATCGACGGGGTGGAAGGAGCCGCAGATGTTATTGTTGAAAAAACGGCCGGACTTCCCCAGATGAGTGTGAAATACCGGCGCGATATGATTGCCCGGTACGGGACCAATACCCGGGAATTGAATCATTATATCGCAGCCGGATTTGGCGGCGCCGAAGCCGGAAGCATATTTGAGGGAGAAAAGCGTTTCGACCTGGTAATCAGGCTCGAAAAATCGTCACGCAAAGGCATTGAAGACCTCAGGAACCTGAGGGTTCCCTTACCCGGTGGCGCACTGGTCCCCCTGAGTGAACTGGCGGACATCTCCTATACAACCGGGCCAGCCAAGATTTCGCGCGACAATACACAACGCCGGGTGGTGGTGAGCATCAATGTTCGAAACAGGGATATGGAATCCGTGGTGAAAGATTTAAAAGATATTCTTGATACCCGGCTGAATCTTCCCCCGGGATACACGGTATCTTATGGGGGCCAGTTTGAAAACCTGCGCAATGCATCAAAGCGGCTGCAACTGGCAGTTCCTATAGCGATGCTGCTGATTTTTATTTTATTGCACTTCGCTTTCGGATCTTTTAAAGAAGCAGCCATGGTATTCTCGGCGATTCCCCTGGCAACTGTGGGAGGTGTGCTCCTGCTCTGGATCAGGGGCATGCCATTCAGCATTTCGGCCGGCGTCGGGTTTATCGCCCTTTTCGGAATTGCCGTGCTTAATGGAATTGTACTTATTGAACACCTTAAAGAATTAAAGGAACAGGGAATCTCAGACATGCGCGAACGCATCATGACCGGAACCCGGCAGCGGCTCAGGCCGGTGATTCTTACCGCTGCTGCTGCTGCACTGGGCTTTCTTCCGATGGCTGTTTCAACAAACGCCGGCGCCGAAGTGCAACGCCCGCTGGCTACTGTAGTGATTGGCGGACTGATAACCTCAACCATGCTTACCATGATCGCACTTCCGCTGCTATATGCAATCTTCGACAACCGGAACAGCATCAGGTTATGGCCTTTCCGTTCCCGGAAAAACCTGCCCCTGCTTTTATTACTGTTGCTCCCGGCTGGTGTTGCCCTGGCCCAGCCAGTTGAAATTACTCCCGAAAAGGCAGTATCAATAGCCCTTGTTAACAACCAGTCCATAAAAATCGGAGAACTTCAGGCTGAACAAAGCAAAGTAATGATACCCGCCAGGGCTGCCCTTGGCAAAACCGGCATCTATTATGGCTTTGACCAGAATAATGTTGCCGAAAACGGCAAACCCCTCTACATTATCGGTGCTGAACAATCCTTCAGCTTCCCGACCCTGTTAATGGCACAGCGAAAAACCGGACAGGCAGAAACGAGAGCAGCTGTCAAAAACCTGGAAATGAGCAAATATCAACTGACCAGGGAAGTGCACAAAGCTGTAAATCAGCTGCTGTATCTCAGGAATAAACAAGTACGGTTTCAATACCTTGACAGCCTCTACAGCAATTTATCCGCTGCTGCAGCCCTGAGCTATGAGCATGGGGGACATACATACCTCGAAATGCTGAATTCAAAGGCCAGACAACAACAGATTGTGCTGCAACTGAAGCAAATAACCGCGCAGTTGAACACGGCCGCAATTGCATTTCAAAGCCTGCTGCAGGCTGATACAGTATACGACATCGCTTTCAAAATGCTGGAACCACTGCTACTGAGCGAACACGCAGGCATGGTAAATCCGCAGACAGAACTTTTTCTGGCTGAAGCTGAAGTAACAAGAAGCAGGATTGCAGAGGAAAAAAATGCACGCCTGCCCGAAATCAGCCTTACCTGGTTCAATGGCACCAATTCCTATGCCGGTGCACAGAATTATTATGGTTACCAGGCCGGGCTGGCCATGCCCCTGATATGGGGAGGGCAGCGCGCCAGAATCAATGCGGCAAAACTTGAATATGAAATTGCCGGTGCAAGGCTCGGAAACTTACGCCTCAGGCTGGAAGCCGCAAAAAAATCACTTAACAATGAACTGATCGGTTACAGCGAAGCCATTGGTTATTATGAAAGCCACGGCAGACTGCTTGCTGAAGAAATCATCAGGGCCGCAAATCTGAGCTATAAAAACGGAGAGACAGACTTTTTCAGATTGATTCAGAGCCTGGAAAATGCCATCGAAATCCAGCTTAACCACCTTGACAATGTGGCTGCATATAATCAGATCGTTCTGGATATAAATTATTTAACCCTTGATTGA